One region of Oxalobacteraceae sp. CFBP 8761 genomic DNA includes:
- a CDS encoding response regulator translates to MPNFERSSLNRKLTIISLLSTATALLFVFAAFAVTSIHNHRRAEAAQLTAFARVIGAACAGDLMLVDRKQAGATLSALEARQSVSAAVLYDRFGQPIAAYHTPGRQAAALAPLDDIEAGTLEQINRGGRALLARHMRVVQAVRHGELVVGAVMIEADLLPMWLDIATSLGVIGLAMGAALLVSLVLAGRLKHSIAEPITKLIQAAHKVSASQNYGLRIPHTRSDELGVLIDSFNGMLAQIEERGAALLHHRDELERQVGVRTEQLEKAKNAAEAASRAKSGFLATMSHEIRTPMNGVLGMTDMLLATSLTDAQRNYTQLVKRSGEHLLVIINDILDFSKIEAGKLTIEYINFNLWDLLDEIHKVYTPQAAAKGLACDFDIANDIPVAICGDPNRLRQILANLLGNALKFTDDGRILARVRVAGEDPQQVVLRFEVHDTGIGISREARARLFNAFSQADDSTTRKYGGTGLGLAISKQIVELMNGAIGVENAQQRGSVFWFTVSFDKHRVDADAPGHHLNTLDGLRVLVVDEQDTSRKALVQQLTTWHAQCDDVGGALAFEWLVNAARAGRPYDAAVLDMELCETSGLALAAAVRAEPLARDTHLVLLSPERLAADPVQRREAGVAYQLVKPARAADLYACLAVRAARLQRPAAPPAEGSGQEPALHPARRARRVLLAEDNPVNVEVARAMLESLGLETGCAKNGQEALRAVHEGRWDAVLMDCQMPVMDGFAATGEIRRHEREMGRQRGLPVIAITANALQGDREACLAAGMDDYLSKPFTQQQLATVIGRWIAMPLLSAREHGDEPVVEIAPATPLPSSRPAPAPAAATASTRTDQHTTPGADPINRTALENIRALSRDDGDALVQKVIAAYVGDTPRQLHALRQALGEGDAESVRRVAHGLKSASANIGATHLSSLCRELEQLGRSGNVDSGGPLLADLAREFRAVRLSLHAALEKES, encoded by the coding sequence ATGCCGAACTTCGAGCGCTCAAGCCTGAACCGGAAGCTGACCATCATCTCGCTGCTCTCGACCGCGACGGCGTTGCTGTTCGTGTTCGCCGCGTTTGCCGTCACCTCCATCCACAATCACCGCCGCGCCGAAGCTGCGCAACTGACGGCATTCGCGCGCGTCATCGGCGCGGCCTGCGCCGGCGACCTGATGCTGGTCGACCGCAAGCAGGCCGGCGCGACGCTGTCGGCCCTCGAAGCCCGCCAGAGCGTCTCGGCCGCCGTGCTGTACGACCGTTTCGGTCAGCCCATCGCCGCCTACCACACGCCGGGGCGCCAGGCCGCCGCCCTCGCGCCGCTGGACGACATCGAGGCCGGCACGCTCGAGCAGATCAACCGCGGCGGCCGCGCGCTGCTGGCGCGCCACATGCGCGTGGTGCAGGCAGTGCGGCACGGCGAACTGGTGGTGGGCGCGGTGATGATCGAGGCCGACCTGTTGCCGATGTGGCTCGACATCGCCACGAGCCTGGGCGTGATCGGGCTGGCGATGGGCGCGGCGCTGCTCGTGTCGCTGGTGCTGGCCGGACGCCTCAAGCACAGCATCGCCGAGCCGATCACCAAGCTGATCCAGGCCGCGCACAAGGTTTCGGCCAGCCAGAACTACGGCCTGCGCATCCCGCACACGCGCAGCGACGAACTGGGCGTGCTGATCGACAGCTTCAACGGCATGCTGGCGCAGATCGAAGAGCGCGGCGCCGCCCTGCTGCACCACCGCGACGAGCTCGAACGCCAGGTCGGCGTGCGCACCGAGCAGCTCGAGAAAGCCAAGAATGCGGCCGAAGCGGCCAGCCGCGCCAAGAGCGGCTTTCTGGCCACGATGAGCCACGAGATCCGCACGCCGATGAACGGCGTGCTGGGCATGACCGACATGCTGCTGGCCACGTCGCTCACCGACGCCCAGCGCAACTACACGCAGCTGGTGAAACGCTCGGGCGAGCATCTCCTGGTGATCATCAACGACATCCTCGATTTTTCCAAGATCGAAGCCGGCAAGCTCACGATCGAGTACATCAACTTCAACCTGTGGGACCTGCTCGACGAGATCCACAAGGTCTACACGCCGCAAGCCGCGGCCAAGGGCCTGGCGTGCGACTTCGACATCGCCAATGACATCCCGGTCGCGATCTGCGGCGACCCGAACCGGCTGCGCCAGATCCTGGCCAACCTGCTGGGCAACGCGCTCAAGTTCACCGACGATGGGCGCATCCTGGCGCGCGTGCGCGTGGCGGGCGAAGACCCGCAACAGGTCGTGCTGCGCTTTGAAGTGCACGACACCGGCATCGGCATTTCGCGCGAAGCACGGGCGCGCCTGTTCAACGCCTTCTCGCAGGCGGACGACTCCACCACCCGCAAGTACGGCGGCACTGGCCTGGGCCTGGCGATTTCGAAGCAAATCGTCGAGCTGATGAACGGCGCCATCGGCGTCGAGAATGCACAGCAGCGCGGCTCGGTGTTCTGGTTCACGGTCAGCTTCGACAAGCACCGGGTCGACGCGGACGCGCCGGGCCATCACCTCAACACACTCGATGGCCTGCGCGTGCTGGTCGTCGACGAGCAGGACACCAGCCGCAAGGCGCTGGTACAGCAGCTGACGACGTGGCATGCGCAGTGCGACGACGTCGGTGGCGCACTCGCGTTCGAGTGGCTGGTCAACGCGGCCCGCGCCGGCCGGCCCTACGATGCGGCGGTGCTGGACATGGAACTGTGCGAGACCAGCGGCCTGGCCCTGGCCGCCGCAGTGCGCGCCGAACCGCTGGCGCGCGACACGCACTTGGTGCTGCTCAGCCCCGAACGGCTGGCCGCCGATCCGGTACAACGGCGCGAAGCGGGCGTGGCGTACCAGCTGGTCAAGCCGGCGCGCGCGGCCGATCTGTATGCGTGCCTGGCGGTGCGGGCGGCGCGGCTGCAGCGGCCGGCCGCGCCGCCGGCTGAGGGCAGCGGCCAGGAGCCGGCGCTGCATCCGGCCCGGCGCGCGCGGCGCGTGCTGCTGGCCGAGGACAACCCGGTCAACGTCGAAGTCGCCCGCGCGATGCTGGAAAGCCTGGGCCTCGAAACGGGCTGCGCGAAAAACGGCCAGGAAGCGCTGCGCGCCGTGCACGAAGGCCGCTGGGATGCGGTGCTGATGGATTGCCAGATGCCGGTGATGGACGGCTTTGCGGCCACCGGCGAAATCCGGCGCCACGAGCGCGAGATGGGCCGCCAGCGCGGGCTGCCCGTGATCGCGATCACCGCCAACGCGCTGCAGGGCGACCGCGAAGCATGCCTGGCGGCGGGCATGGACGATTACCTGTCCAAGCCCTTCACCCAGCAGCAGCTGGCCACCGTCATCGGCCGCTGGATCGCGATGCCGCTGCTGTCGGCGCGCGAGCATGGCGACGAGCCGGTTGTCGAGATCGCGCCAGCGACGCCGCTGCCGTCATCCCGGCCTGCGCCTGCGCCTGCGGCGGCTACTGCCTCCACGCGCACCGATCAGCACACTACCCCAGGCGCCGATCCGATCAACCGCACCGCCCTGGAGAATATCCGCGCCCTGAGCCGCGACGACGGCGACGCGCTCGTGCAGAAAGTGATTGCCGCCTACGTCGGCGACACGCCGCGCCAGTTGCATGCGCTGCGCCAGGCGCTGGGCGAAGGCGACGCCGAAAGCGTGCGGCGCGTGGCCCACGGCCTCAAATCGGCCAGCGCCAATATCGGCGCCACGCACTTGTCAAGCCTGTGCCGCGAGCTCGAACAACTGGGACGCAGCGGCAATGTGGACAGCGGCGGCCCGCTGCTGGCCGACCTGGCACGCGAATTTCGCGCGGTAAGACTGTCGCTGCACGCAGCGCTTGAAAAGGAATCCTGA
- a CDS encoding NAD(P)H-dependent oxidoreductase — MELLDKLNWRYATKAMDPTRKVPQDKMDRIIEAARLAPTSSGLQPYEILIVKNQALRAKIKDVAWNQAQVVDASHLLVFAAWDNYTPERINHMFDLTNEVRGFRNEGWEAYRQQLLSTYPGRDAQVNFEHAARQAYIGFSAAMIAAAFEEVDCTPMEGFDPAAVDSILNLGERHLRSVVILPLGYRKTEDDWLAGLAKVRRPLDQFVSEID, encoded by the coding sequence ATGGAATTGCTAGACAAACTGAACTGGCGCTATGCCACCAAGGCAATGGACCCGACCCGCAAGGTGCCGCAGGATAAGATGGACCGGATCATCGAAGCGGCGCGCCTGGCGCCGACGTCGTCCGGCTTGCAGCCCTATGAAATCCTGATCGTGAAGAATCAGGCGCTGCGCGCCAAGATCAAGGACGTCGCCTGGAACCAGGCGCAGGTGGTCGATGCCTCGCACCTGCTGGTCTTTGCGGCCTGGGACAACTACACGCCCGAGCGCATCAACCACATGTTCGACCTGACCAACGAAGTGCGCGGTTTCCGCAACGAAGGCTGGGAAGCCTACCGCCAGCAACTGCTGTCGACCTATCCGGGCCGCGATGCGCAGGTGAACTTCGAGCACGCGGCGCGCCAGGCCTACATCGGTTTCAGCGCGGCGATGATCGCGGCCGCCTTCGAGGAAGTCGATTGCACGCCGATGGAAGGCTTCGATCCGGCCGCTGTCGACAGCATCCTGAACCTGGGCGAACGTCACCTGCGTAGCGTGGTCATTCTGCCGCTGGGCTACCGCAAGACCGAAGATGACTGGCTGGCAGGCCTGGCGAAAGTGCGCCGCCCGCTCGACCAGTTCGTCAGCGAAATCGACTGA
- a CDS encoding GNAT family N-acetyltransferase: MSDLTPAVILVAGQVKRQLSFSNTGVNVHNELPAKSASIRVLQASLADLELLVPMFDQYRQFYDRDSSPAAVRTFLAERLKNGDSVLFLAQEGKEALGFTQLYPSFSSVSMARTFTLNDLFVAENVRRRGVGKALIDAAIRHGKATGAIRLGLSTAKANETAQTLYQETGWVREEAFVAYNLSLLD; the protein is encoded by the coding sequence ATGTCAGACCTGACCCCCGCTGTGATTCTGGTCGCTGGTCAGGTCAAGCGGCAACTTTCATTCTCAAATACTGGAGTCAATGTGCATAACGAATTACCCGCTAAATCTGCCAGCATCCGGGTCCTTCAGGCCAGCCTCGCGGATCTTGAGCTACTCGTTCCGATGTTTGACCAATATCGCCAGTTTTACGACAGGGACAGCAGTCCCGCCGCAGTGCGAACGTTCCTGGCAGAGCGTTTAAAGAATGGTGATTCAGTCTTGTTTCTTGCGCAGGAAGGCAAGGAGGCGCTTGGATTTACTCAGCTGTATCCGAGCTTTTCGTCCGTATCAATGGCCCGAACTTTTACACTCAACGATCTGTTTGTCGCAGAAAACGTTCGCCGCCGCGGTGTCGGCAAGGCCCTGATCGATGCTGCGATTCGGCACGGCAAGGCGACTGGCGCGATCCGCCTGGGCTTATCCACTGCAAAAGCCAATGAGACTGCACAGACGCTGTATCAGGAGACCGGCTGGGTACGCGAAGAGGCCTTTGTA
- a CDS encoding 4Fe-4S dicluster domain-containing protein has translation MNNASATASPQWGMAVDLERCIGCHACSVACKVENAVSLGFFRTKVYYYDYAATNPFNRQPTTKRAFLPTLCMQCTDAPCLDACPTDAITRGADGIVRIDADVCDRSRDCIKACPYGAIHIDPVSQVADKCDFCAHRLEADMAPACVEVCPAGVFAFGDLKDPASPVSVFNARHGTQVKAMKAEEKTRPRVQYRGLGTAVPLAMEKKVPTGRPHDPMSYETDTWDQLKAAFSPAPASTPHPTTPRKG, from the coding sequence ATGAACAACGCTTCCGCTACCGCCAGTCCCCAATGGGGCATGGCCGTCGATCTCGAACGCTGCATTGGCTGCCACGCCTGTTCCGTCGCCTGCAAGGTCGAGAATGCCGTGTCACTGGGCTTTTTCCGCACCAAGGTGTATTACTACGATTACGCGGCCACCAATCCGTTCAATCGCCAGCCAACGACGAAACGGGCGTTCCTGCCTACGCTGTGCATGCAGTGCACCGACGCGCCGTGCCTGGACGCCTGTCCCACCGATGCCATCACGCGCGGTGCCGACGGTATCGTGCGCATCGATGCAGACGTCTGCGACCGCAGTCGCGATTGCATCAAGGCCTGCCCGTACGGCGCCATCCACATCGATCCCGTCTCGCAAGTGGCCGACAAGTGCGATTTTTGCGCGCACCGGCTGGAGGCGGATATGGCGCCAGCCTGCGTGGAGGTGTGCCCAGCTGGCGTGTTTGCCTTTGGTGACCTGAAGGATCCTGCCAGCCCTGTCAGTGTGTTCAACGCCAGGCATGGCACGCAGGTCAAGGCGATGAAGGCGGAAGAAAAGACACGCCCGCGCGTGCAGTACCGCGGCCTTGGTACGGCCGTGCCGCTGGCAATGGAAAAGAAGGTGCCGACAGGGCGTCCGCATGACCCGATGTCGTACGAGACCGATACCTGGGACCAGCTCAAGGCGGCATTCTCGCCGGCGCCAGCGTCGACGCCCCACCCGACAACACCACGGAAAGGGTAA
- a CDS encoding LysR family transcriptional regulator → MARKFDHLADVEVFLSVVEHGSFSAAAIVLSTTPSVLSRALSRLEARLATQLLRRTTRSLSLTDAGQRYANEARDAFARLGQAEQAMRSTTAQLSGKVRMSVSTGYGQQRLPPILAAYARAYPLVELDVDITNRNVDLVAEGFDLAIRSGPLPSSTMASRQLEASPLCLLASPAYLETAGSLATLDDLARQQCIAFVRPNTGRVFSWQLRDGGRDIDWIPPASVMVSTDAMGVIWLAEQGMGIALCPRLFAEASLAAGQLVEILPQLSGRTRAFSVVYPAHRGLSAASRALIDMLVAARANANSRGHANSRGQV, encoded by the coding sequence ATGGCACGCAAGTTCGATCACCTGGCCGATGTCGAGGTGTTTCTGAGCGTCGTCGAGCACGGTTCGTTCAGCGCAGCCGCGATCGTGCTGTCGACCACGCCTTCGGTGCTGAGCCGGGCCCTGTCGCGACTCGAAGCACGGCTCGCCACACAGTTATTGCGCCGGACCACACGCAGCCTCAGCCTTACCGACGCCGGTCAGCGCTACGCCAACGAGGCACGCGATGCCTTCGCCCGGCTCGGGCAGGCAGAGCAGGCGATGCGCAGCACGACGGCGCAACTGAGCGGCAAGGTCCGCATGAGCGTGTCCACCGGCTACGGCCAGCAGCGCCTGCCGCCGATACTGGCGGCCTACGCGCGCGCCTATCCGCTGGTCGAGCTGGACGTCGATATCACCAACCGCAACGTCGATCTGGTGGCCGAAGGATTCGACCTGGCGATCCGCTCCGGCCCGCTGCCGAGCAGCACCATGGCGTCACGCCAGCTGGAAGCATCGCCACTATGCCTGCTGGCATCCCCAGCCTACCTGGAGACAGCCGGATCGCTGGCGACGCTCGACGACCTGGCGCGCCAGCAATGCATCGCCTTTGTCCGACCCAACACCGGACGGGTGTTTTCCTGGCAGCTGCGGGACGGCGGGCGCGACATCGACTGGATCCCGCCGGCATCGGTGATGGTGTCGACCGACGCGATGGGCGTTATCTGGCTGGCCGAGCAGGGAATGGGGATCGCACTGTGTCCGCGCCTGTTTGCCGAAGCCAGCCTGGCGGCCGGACAGTTAGTGGAGATATTGCCGCAACTAAGTGGCCGCACGCGCGCATTCTCGGTCGTCTACCCGGCCCACCGAGGCCTCTCGGCCGCGTCGCGCGCGCTGATTGACATGCTGGTCGCAGCGCGGGCAAATGCAAATAGCCGGGGTCATGCAAATAGCCGGGGTCAGGTCTGA
- a CDS encoding EAL domain-containing protein, with protein sequence MPSAPTQRVTVLVADDDPVMRMLMLEMLAQVGLDGIQAGDGIDALDQARTGQPDLILMDVDMPRMDGFAACRAIRAAERDGVCVPVIMVTGSDDIEAVTHAYEVGATDFVSKPINWQILGHRVLYVLRASDAIARLRIADAQNRAVLAAIPDTFFRLNADGFYLDYEQGHERPGHEQPGQGSLTRPDPPDSAGARFIGKHLTATLPPDIAGRMLEQMKAVLTTHQVRSVEYELVDAGVAQHFEARLVATSSSEVLGLVRDISERKRAEEQIRRLAYCDGLTGIPNRQAFLETLERELHRSRIGNKKFAVLFMDLDAFKRINDTLGHNAGDQLLKMVSERLRETTRPSDVVSRGDGGEVNEDGASNLARLGGDEFTILIPDLERVEHALNVAHRVKEAMQRSFIIEGNEIFVTASIGISLFPEDGDDCVSLLKFADTAMYHAKSCGKNNAKLYSSSLTMQIMSHVKLEVGLRRALQNDELYLVYQPQRDVASAEIVGVEALVRWRHPERGLIAPTEFIPLAEETGLIVPIGEWVLRTACRQARTWQRLTQRTLRIAVNLSAKQFKDENLSQIVLSALLDTGLEPRLLELELTEGTLMDDARATMVTLERLRNIGVHLSIDDFGTGYSSMNYLKRFDVRALKIDRSFISGLPQDSENAAITRAIIAMAHGLKMVVVAEGVETGEQLLLLEEYGCDLVQGYYLGHPSGAETITELLQVVQLVLPAR encoded by the coding sequence ATGCCTTCCGCTCCCACCCAGCGCGTGACGGTCCTGGTTGCCGACGACGATCCGGTCATGCGGATGCTGATGCTCGAAATGCTGGCACAGGTTGGCCTGGACGGGATCCAGGCCGGCGACGGCATCGACGCCCTCGACCAGGCCCGCACCGGCCAGCCCGACCTGATCCTGATGGATGTCGACATGCCGCGCATGGACGGTTTCGCTGCCTGCCGCGCGATCCGCGCCGCCGAACGCGATGGCGTCTGCGTGCCGGTCATCATGGTGACCGGCAGCGACGACATCGAAGCCGTCACCCACGCCTACGAAGTGGGCGCGACCGATTTCGTGTCCAAGCCGATCAACTGGCAGATCCTCGGCCACCGCGTGCTGTACGTGCTGCGCGCCAGCGACGCCATCGCCCGCCTGCGCATCGCCGACGCCCAGAACCGCGCCGTGCTGGCGGCGATTCCCGATACCTTCTTTCGCCTGAACGCCGACGGCTTCTATCTGGATTACGAGCAGGGGCACGAACGTCCCGGTCACGAACAACCTGGCCAGGGCAGCCTCACGCGCCCGGACCCGCCCGACAGCGCCGGCGCCCGCTTCATCGGCAAACACCTGACCGCGACGCTGCCGCCGGACATCGCCGGGCGCATGCTGGAGCAGATGAAAGCCGTGCTGACCACGCACCAGGTGCGCTCGGTCGAATACGAACTGGTCGACGCCGGCGTGGCCCAGCATTTCGAGGCGCGCCTGGTGGCCACCAGTTCGTCCGAAGTGCTGGGTCTCGTGCGCGATATCAGCGAGCGCAAACGCGCCGAAGAACAGATCCGGCGCCTGGCCTATTGCGACGGCCTGACAGGGATTCCGAACCGCCAGGCGTTCCTGGAAACGCTCGAACGCGAGCTGCACCGCTCGCGGATCGGCAACAAGAAGTTCGCGGTGCTGTTCATGGACCTCGACGCATTCAAGCGCATCAACGACACGCTTGGCCACAATGCGGGCGACCAGCTGCTCAAGATGGTGTCCGAGCGCCTGCGCGAGACCACGCGCCCGAGCGACGTGGTCTCGCGCGGCGACGGCGGCGAGGTGAACGAAGACGGCGCCAGCAACCTGGCGCGCCTGGGTGGCGACGAATTCACGATCCTGATCCCGGACCTCGAACGGGTCGAGCACGCGCTCAACGTCGCGCACCGCGTCAAGGAAGCGATGCAGCGTTCGTTCATCATCGAAGGCAACGAGATCTTCGTCACGGCCAGCATTGGCATCTCGCTGTTCCCGGAAGACGGCGACGATTGCGTCTCGCTCCTCAAGTTTGCCGACACCGCGATGTACCACGCGAAGAGCTGCGGCAAGAACAACGCGAAGCTGTACAGCTCATCGCTGACGATGCAGATCATGAGCCACGTGAAGCTCGAGGTCGGCCTGCGCCGCGCACTGCAAAACGACGAGCTGTACCTGGTCTACCAGCCGCAGCGCGACGTGGCCAGCGCGGAGATCGTCGGCGTCGAAGCGCTGGTGCGCTGGCGCCATCCCGAACGAGGCCTGATCGCGCCGACCGAGTTCATTCCGCTGGCCGAAGAAACGGGCCTGATCGTGCCGATCGGCGAATGGGTGCTGCGCACCGCCTGCCGCCAGGCACGCACGTGGCAACGCCTGACGCAGCGCACGCTGCGCATCGCGGTGAACCTGTCAGCCAAGCAGTTCAAGGACGAGAACCTGTCGCAGATCGTGCTCTCGGCGCTGCTCGACACGGGGCTCGAGCCGCGCCTGCTCGAACTGGAGCTCACCGAAGGCACGCTGATGGACGATGCGCGCGCCACGATGGTCACGCTCGAACGCCTGCGCAATATCGGCGTGCACCTGTCGATCGACGACTTCGGGACCGGGTATTCGTCGATGAATTACCTGAAGCGCTTCGACGTGCGCGCATTGAAAATCGACCGCAGCTTCATTTCGGGCCTGCCGCAGGATTCTGAAAACGCGGCCATCACGCGCGCGATCATCGCGATGGCGCACGGGCTGAAAATGGTCGTGGTGGCCGAAGGCGTCGAGACGGGCGAGCAGCTCCTGCTGCTCGAAGAATATGGCTGCGATCTGGTGCAGGGCTACTATCTCGGCCACCCGTCCGGCGCCGAGACGATCACCGAGCTGCTGCAGGTCGTGCAACTGGTGCTGCCGGCCAGGTAA
- a CDS encoding molybdopterin-dependent oxidoreductase, which translates to MDRRHFIKRGFGAMATLGLGDTILLTHGAAQAAEQVLNYTPVLAGERAGQLRKVKNNYRTAKRITSVCLNCSTVCGIEAHVVDNKVIKIRGNPLDPNMGSYMTCAKGQSGPTINDYPERLLYPLKRVGKRGEGLWQRISWDEAYTEVADRIKASIASGHPERVALHQGRSRIDAEINRFLSAIGTPVQLNHRALCSSNKRAANYVSLGETDWESIDAERCTYFLNFGANFYEAHQGGLHLVSRVVKARYDHGAKLVTFDVRLSNTAGRSDEWHQPFPGTEGAVALAMAHVMLRENEFDQAFVDQYVQPGVATLRTWLADCTPAWAAKLSGIAVADIERLALEFARARPATVAFSNRGVGAHFNGFNAERAVVMLNALAGSIARPGGYCYGLDEKLSIGRYPQPLPLPPAPKIRTDLEDPPEWPLANRWQKMKVGQIVYDFLRQGRAKLDVYLTYTLGSPMTWPEGRSTTVEVLLDETLIPFHACSDIVYSETAHYADLILPDATYLERWGLDIRNNLELTHFVTLRQPLTSPPGDARSFADVLFDIGRRLGPEQAKYFQFGSHEDFVRVQCSKLPTVGPDGRQFKDGFEYMKFYGAFVDKSAPKPYEIYRKPLSDKQLAGSRVEAGSGVVYRPNDKGKDSAVGLQVDGKAVRGFATPSRKFEIHAPEITQVARALGIVDDGMPTFARIPSHVDLPADRFILTSFKWNVHTQGRTASQKYLSEIVHDNPMWINVATAKKLGVKSGDMVELTTYRPRSGEHKAQQAYRGTGEVIGSARMRVFVTRGIHPRVVAVSNSLGWISGGRASEGKSGWRADVAARSISPDAAKGYAPAPALDDLNAGVWWDKKNGGRGNGVNINALLPINPQPLVGMQAWFDTVCSLRKVSS; encoded by the coding sequence ATGGACCGCCGTCATTTCATCAAGCGGGGCTTCGGCGCCATGGCGACGTTGGGCCTGGGCGACACGATCCTGCTCACGCACGGCGCCGCCCAGGCGGCCGAGCAGGTGCTCAATTACACGCCCGTGCTGGCGGGCGAACGCGCCGGCCAGCTGCGCAAGGTAAAAAATAATTACCGCACCGCCAAGCGCATCACCAGCGTGTGCCTGAACTGCTCGACCGTCTGCGGCATCGAGGCCCATGTGGTGGACAACAAGGTCATCAAGATTCGGGGCAATCCGCTCGACCCGAACATGGGCAGCTACATGACGTGCGCCAAGGGCCAGTCGGGACCGACGATCAACGATTATCCGGAGCGCCTGCTGTATCCATTGAAGCGTGTGGGCAAGCGGGGCGAGGGGCTGTGGCAGCGCATCAGCTGGGACGAGGCCTATACCGAAGTGGCCGACCGCATCAAGGCAAGCATCGCCAGTGGCCATCCGGAGCGCGTGGCGCTGCACCAGGGCCGCTCGCGCATCGACGCGGAAATCAACCGGTTTTTATCGGCCATCGGCACGCCCGTGCAACTGAACCATCGCGCCCTGTGCTCATCGAACAAGCGGGCCGCGAACTATGTATCGCTGGGCGAGACAGACTGGGAATCGATCGACGCCGAGCGCTGCACGTACTTTCTTAATTTCGGCGCCAATTTCTACGAGGCGCACCAGGGCGGCCTGCACCTGGTCAGCCGCGTCGTCAAGGCGCGCTACGACCATGGCGCCAAGCTGGTGACGTTCGACGTGCGCCTGTCCAACACGGCCGGGCGCAGCGACGAGTGGCACCAGCCGTTTCCTGGCACCGAAGGCGCGGTGGCACTGGCGATGGCTCATGTCATGCTGCGTGAAAACGAATTCGATCAGGCGTTCGTGGACCAGTACGTCCAACCGGGTGTCGCCACGCTGCGCACGTGGCTGGCCGACTGCACGCCGGCATGGGCCGCCAAACTGTCGGGCATCGCGGTGGCCGACATCGAACGGCTGGCGCTGGAATTCGCGCGCGCACGTCCCGCCACCGTTGCTTTCTCTAACCGGGGCGTCGGCGCGCACTTCAACGGCTTCAATGCCGAGCGTGCGGTCGTGATGCTCAATGCGCTGGCTGGCTCCATCGCCAGGCCGGGCGGGTATTGCTACGGTCTCGACGAAAAATTGTCGATCGGCCGCTACCCCCAGCCGCTGCCGCTGCCGCCGGCACCAAAAATTCGCACGGACCTGGAAGACCCGCCCGAGTGGCCGCTGGCGAACCGCTGGCAGAAGATGAAAGTAGGCCAGATCGTCTACGATTTTCTGCGCCAGGGCCGGGCCAAACTGGACGTCTATCTGACCTACACGCTGGGTTCGCCGATGACGTGGCCGGAGGGCCGCAGCACCACGGTCGAGGTGCTGCTCGATGAAACGCTGATCCCGTTCCATGCGTGTTCCGACATCGTCTATTCTGAAACGGCGCATTACGCTGATCTGATCCTGCCGGATGCGACGTACCTGGAACGCTGGGGCCTGGATATCCGCAACAATCTCGAGTTGACCCACTTCGTCACGCTGCGCCAGCCGCTGACCAGTCCACCAGGCGATGCACGCAGTTTTGCCGACGTCCTGTTCGACATCGGCCGGCGTCTGGGGCCGGAGCAGGCGAAATATTTCCAGTTCGGCAGCCACGAGGATTTCGTGCGCGTCCAGTGTTCGAAACTGCCGACGGTGGGGCCGGACGGGCGCCAGTTCAAGGACGGGTTCGAGTACATGAAATTCTACGGCGCGTTCGTCGACAAGTCGGCGCCGAAACCGTACGAGATCTACCGCAAGCCGCTCAGCGACAAGCAACTGGCTGGCTCGCGCGTCGAGGCAGGGAGCGGCGTGGTCTACCGCCCCAATGACAAGGGCAAGGACAGCGCCGTGGGCCTGCAGGTCGATGGCAAGGCAGTGCGGGGCTTTGCCACGCCGTCCCGCAAGTTCGAAATCCACGCGCCGGAGATCACCCAGGTGGCCAGGGCGCTTGGCATCGTCGACGATGGCATGCCGACCTTTGCACGCATTCCGTCGCACGTGGACTTGCCGGCGGACCGGTTCATTCTGACGTCTTTCAAATGGAACGTGCACACGCAGGGCAGGACGGCATCGCAGAAATACCTGTCCGAGATCGTGCACGACAATCCCATGTGGATCAACGTAGCGACAGCGAAAAAGCTGGGCGTGAAAAGTGGCGACATGGTCGAGCTGACGACGTACCGCCCGCGTTCCGGCGAGCACAAGGCGCAGCAGGCGTATCGCGGAACAGGCGAAGTGATCGGTTCGGCGCGCATGCGCGTGTTCGTCACGCGCGGCATCCATCCGCGGGTGGTGGCCGTGTCCAACTCGCTCGGGTGGATCAGTGGCGGCCGCGCCAGTGAAGGCAAGAGCGGCTGGCGGGCCGATGTGGCAGCGCGGAGCATCAGTCCCGATGCGGCCAAAGGCTACGCGCCTGCGCCGGCGCTGGATGACCTGAACGCTGGCGTCTGGTGGGACAAGAAGAACGGCGGGCGGGGCAATGGTGTCAACATCAATGCGTTGCTGCCGATCAATCCCCAGCCGCTGGTGGGCATGCAGGCATGGTTCGATACGGTGTGTTCGCTGCGCAAAGTGTCATCTTGA